Proteins encoded within one genomic window of Candidatus Zixiibacteriota bacterium:
- a CDS encoding ferritin family protein: MQSTTEVIKFAMQMELDGKAFYEKGAAVAVDPAIKDIFKTLAEEEAKHFTIFKSMRDGALEEARAGMAARTQTPKLAKNIFKQLTEAGRDSIAAEGALETWQEAMRVEEKSEKLYRDAADKENDAVLKGLLNTIADEEKNHIYLIENMILFIKDPQGYAASSNYASFMSWEGHSSDEL, translated from the coding sequence ATGCAATCGACCACTGAAGTTATCAAGTTCGCCATGCAAATGGAACTGGACGGTAAGGCCTTCTACGAGAAAGGGGCTGCGGTCGCCGTTGATCCGGCGATCAAGGACATTTTCAAAACTCTAGCCGAAGAAGAGGCCAAGCACTTCACCATCTTCAAGAGCATGCGTGACGGTGCTCTCGAAGAAGCCCGGGCCGGCATGGCTGCCCGAACCCAGACCCCGAAGCTGGCCAAAAACATCTTCAAACAACTCACCGAAGCCGGGCGCGATTCAATCGCTGCCGAGGGTGCTTTGGAAACGTGGCAGGAAGCGATGAGGGTCGAAGAGAAGTCCGAGAAGCTCTATCGCGATGCCGCCGATAAAGAGAACGACGCCGTCCTGAAAGGTCTCCTGAACACAATCGCCGATGAGGAGAAAAATCACATCTACCTGATCGAGAATATGATCCTGTTCATCAAAGATCCACAGGGCTATGCCGCTTCATCTAATTACGCCAGTTTCATGAGCTGGGAAGGACACTCCTCCGACGAACTGTAG
- a CDS encoding MFS transporter yields the protein MLPRNLGNLRQYDRNLWILAAGWFISASGFAVSLPFIAIYFHSKYGMSPTDIGIFYGVMAVVRSAFQGIGGELSDRFSRQGLMIHTQVYRGISFFLMACAIYWDWGFWWLAVFLFIMSAFGAIFQPTANAMVSDILPQEQRLDGYAITRAAGNLGWAAGPAVGGFMASSSYSMLFVISAVVTFVSAAIFLFFLKAPDNRLPSDRFHIRDVIAVKDDKLLARHSLLIFLLYLVVAQLIVPFSLYSVEMVGIEENQLGYLYTLNGLMVVALQLPMTRLLSRFSLSVQLAYGAFLYAVGYGMIGVLVGFEYFMFAIIIVTFGEIVMSPPSLTLTSRLAPEGRMGRYMGIYGFFVASGWSFGPLFGGYILDHFGQSPALAWALISSLALVSGIGYLLSRHKFVSLDRVEPETTPISE from the coding sequence ATGTTACCGCGAAATCTTGGCAACCTGCGACAGTACGATCGTAATCTGTGGATTCTCGCGGCTGGTTGGTTTATTTCGGCCTCCGGGTTCGCGGTGTCTTTACCGTTCATCGCTATTTACTTCCATTCCAAATACGGTATGAGTCCTACCGATATCGGGATTTTCTATGGGGTGATGGCCGTGGTTCGTTCCGCCTTTCAGGGGATCGGCGGAGAGCTGTCGGATCGTTTCTCACGTCAGGGATTGATGATACATACCCAGGTTTATCGTGGGATAAGTTTTTTTCTGATGGCCTGTGCTATTTACTGGGATTGGGGTTTCTGGTGGCTGGCTGTGTTTCTGTTCATCATGTCGGCGTTCGGCGCGATCTTTCAGCCCACGGCCAATGCGATGGTGTCAGACATTCTTCCTCAGGAGCAACGTCTGGACGGCTATGCGATCACCCGTGCCGCCGGTAATCTTGGCTGGGCAGCAGGACCGGCGGTGGGTGGCTTCATGGCTAGTTCGTCCTATTCGATGCTGTTCGTCATTTCAGCCGTGGTGACGTTCGTATCAGCGGCGATTTTTCTCTTTTTCCTCAAAGCGCCGGATAATCGCCTCCCGTCCGATCGGTTTCATATTCGCGATGTCATCGCGGTCAAGGACGATAAATTGCTCGCGCGGCATTCGTTGCTTATTTTTCTACTGTATCTTGTCGTGGCGCAGTTAATCGTGCCGTTTTCTTTGTACAGTGTGGAGATGGTCGGGATAGAGGAAAACCAACTCGGTTATTTATATACTCTTAACGGGCTGATGGTGGTAGCTCTCCAACTTCCGATGACGCGCCTTTTATCGCGGTTTTCGCTGAGCGTCCAATTGGCTTATGGAGCGTTTTTATATGCCGTAGGATACGGCATGATCGGTGTGCTGGTAGGTTTCGAATACTTCATGTTTGCGATCATCATCGTAACTTTCGGTGAAATCGTTATGTCGCCGCCTTCTCTGACGTTGACCTCACGTCTTGCTCCCGAAGGCAGGATGGGGCGTTACATGGGGATATATGGATTTTTCGTGGCGTCGGGCTGGTCGTTCGGCCCGCTTTTCGGTGGGTATATTCTCGATCATTTCGGCCAAAGCCCGGCCCTGGCCTGGGCTCTGATATCTTCGCTGGCGTTGGTGTCGGGTATCGGTTATCTCCTGTCGAGGCATAAATTTGTCTCTCTCGATCGAGTCGAGCCAGAGACAACGCCTATTTCAGAATGA
- a CDS encoding chemotaxis protein CheW translates to MTATQTEMLTDLQADRTDDLIQLVSFRIGAEEFGVDILNVQEINRMTEITRVPKVPDYVEGVINLRGKVIPVIDLRKRLDLDAAEYDKSTRIVVADVQGRTIGLIVDAVSEVLRIPGSAIEPPPELVTRIDQEYVQGVAKLEDRLLMFLDLSKVVDLREMAEVSE, encoded by the coding sequence ATGACCGCCACCCAAACCGAAATGTTGACCGACCTGCAAGCGGATCGGACCGATGATTTGATCCAGTTGGTTTCGTTCCGGATCGGCGCCGAAGAATTTGGTGTGGATATCCTGAATGTGCAGGAGATCAATAGGATGACCGAGATAACCCGAGTACCGAAGGTACCGGATTATGTCGAGGGAGTGATTAATCTTCGCGGTAAAGTGATTCCGGTAATCGACTTAAGGAAACGACTCGATCTGGATGCCGCCGAGTACGACAAATCGACCCGGATAGTCGTGGCGGATGTTCAGGGACGAACGATCGGTCTGATCGTCGATGCCGTGTCCGAGGTATTGCGTATTCCGGGCAGCGCCATTGAGCCGCCGCCGGAACTGGTGACCCGAATCGATCAGGAGTATGTCCAGGGTGTCGCCAAACTTGAGGATCGCCTTCTTATGTTTCTGGATCTATCGAAAGTGGTCGACCTTCGCGAGATGGCCGAAGTCTCCGAATGA
- a CDS encoding aminopeptidase produces the protein MKDKRNEILAKQLLEYSVELKKGETIYIEIKGKEALELGKELIGHATRLGATPFWFYNDESLLRQWVQHASEEQYKRQTELHLELMRQSDAYIGLRGSDNPFDMADIDSKKMEMQSKLFYRPVHLDERVKRTRWVVLRYPNNAMAQLAETSQEAFETFYYNVCCADYAKMSKAQDKLKALMEATDKVHIKSPGTDLTFSMKDILVVKCDGHRNIPDGEVYTAPVRDSVNGVITYNTPSLYQGNLYENISFTFEKGKIVKATCSGNEKKLNEVLDSDEGARYVGEFAIGVNPFILHPMKDTLFDEKIAGSLHFTPGQCYDEAPNGNDSSIHWDLVLIQRPDYGGGEIYFDDKLIRKDGVFVDKDLEKQFSEENLKAEGL, from the coding sequence ATGAAAGACAAACGTAACGAAATACTCGCCAAGCAACTGCTCGAATACTCCGTAGAGCTGAAAAAAGGCGAGACGATCTACATAGAGATCAAGGGAAAAGAAGCCCTCGAACTGGGTAAAGAACTTATCGGTCATGCCACTCGTCTCGGCGCTACGCCGTTCTGGTTTTACAACGATGAATCATTGTTGCGCCAATGGGTCCAGCACGCCAGTGAAGAGCAATATAAACGGCAGACGGAATTGCATCTGGAGCTGATGCGCCAGTCCGATGCCTATATCGGCCTGCGCGGTTCCGACAATCCGTTCGATATGGCCGATATCGACTCTAAAAAGATGGAGATGCAGTCCAAGCTCTTTTATCGCCCGGTGCACCTCGACGAACGTGTCAAGCGGACCCGCTGGGTCGTCCTGCGCTACCCCAACAACGCCATGGCTCAACTGGCTGAGACCTCACAGGAAGCGTTCGAGACCTTCTACTATAACGTCTGCTGCGCCGACTATGCCAAGATGTCAAAGGCTCAGGACAAACTCAAAGCCCTCATGGAAGCGACCGACAAAGTCCATATCAAATCCCCCGGCACCGACCTGACTTTCTCTATGAAAGACATCTTGGTAGTCAAATGTGACGGTCATCGCAACATTCCCGACGGTGAGGTTTACACCGCCCCGGTGCGCGATTCGGTTAACGGCGTTATTACCTATAACACCCCGTCGCTGTATCAGGGGAATCTGTACGAAAACATCAGCTTCACCTTTGAAAAGGGTAAGATCGTCAAAGCGACTTGCTCGGGCAACGAGAAGAAGCTCAACGAGGTTCTCGACAGTGATGAAGGCGCTCGCTACGTCGGCGAGTTCGCCATCGGTGTCAATCCGTTCATCCTGCACCCGATGAAGGATACCCTGTTCGATGAAAAGATCGCCGGCTCGCTTCATTTCACCCCGGGTCAGTGTTACGATGAGGCCCCCAATGGCAACGATTCCTCGATCCACTGGGATCTGGTCCTGATCCAGCGTCCGGATTACGGCGGCGGCGAAATCTATTTCGACGACAAACTGATCCGCAAGGACGGCGTATTCGTCGATAAAGACCTCGAGAAGCAGTTCTCGGAGGAAAATCTCAAGGCCGAAGGGCTCTAG
- a CDS encoding dipeptidase, with protein MMTAIQYLKKNEKKALNELFELLRFPSVSAKSEHKKDMHKCATWLKNHLTEIGFKARVMSTKGHPLLFAEYKVDKSLPTVLYYGHYDVQPAEPFNLWNSPPFKPVIKGGYILARGSADDKGQVFAQIKGLEAILKTDGTLPINVKMLIEGEEECHSANLPRFLKEHREMLASDVCVISDTSQFDRTHPAVTYGLRGIASVEVFVHGPSHDLHSGSYGGAVGNPVNILCDMISKLHDKNGKVAIPGFYADVKPLTPAERKEFKKLPYSEKGYLKETGAKAVQGEKGYSVYERSWARPTCDVNGITGGYQGEGAKTIIPAWASAKITMRLVANQKPMDICNKIEKYLKKIAPASVTVKVDKHGGAGAVKVPIDSIWLEAARKSIKKGFGKEPVLIMEGGSIPVVGDFKKILGIDTLLIGLSQQDDNIHSPNERFRVCDFQSGCKTAAELPFEIVEVVR; from the coding sequence ATGATGACCGCAATTCAATATCTGAAGAAAAATGAAAAAAAGGCGCTCAACGAGTTGTTCGAACTGTTGCGCTTTCCTTCGGTTTCGGCCAAGTCAGAACACAAAAAGGACATGCACAAGTGCGCCACATGGCTTAAGAATCATCTCACGGAAATCGGTTTCAAGGCTCGGGTTATGTCGACCAAAGGACACCCACTGTTGTTCGCCGAATACAAGGTTGATAAGTCGCTTCCCACGGTGCTGTACTACGGCCATTACGATGTTCAGCCGGCAGAGCCTTTTAATCTCTGGAATTCCCCCCCGTTCAAGCCGGTCATCAAAGGCGGATATATCCTGGCGCGCGGTTCGGCCGACGACAAAGGACAGGTATTCGCACAAATCAAAGGCCTCGAAGCCATTTTGAAAACCGACGGCACGCTGCCGATCAACGTCAAAATGTTGATCGAGGGAGAAGAGGAATGCCATTCGGCCAATCTGCCGCGATTCCTTAAGGAGCACAGAGAAATGTTGGCGTCGGATGTCTGTGTGATATCCGATACGAGCCAGTTTGACCGGACTCATCCGGCGGTAACATACGGCCTGCGCGGGATTGCCTCGGTTGAGGTGTTCGTGCATGGCCCCAGCCACGATCTGCATTCCGGTTCTTACGGCGGTGCGGTCGGCAATCCGGTCAATATCCTTTGTGATATGATCAGCAAGCTGCATGACAAAAACGGCAAGGTTGCCATTCCGGGTTTCTATGCCGACGTCAAGCCGCTGACCCCCGCGGAACGCAAAGAGTTCAAGAAGCTGCCGTACTCCGAGAAAGGGTACCTCAAGGAAACCGGAGCGAAGGCGGTCCAGGGTGAAAAAGGGTATTCCGTTTACGAACGTTCCTGGGCTCGGCCGACTTGTGATGTCAACGGCATTACCGGCGGTTACCAGGGCGAAGGCGCCAAGACGATCATTCCGGCCTGGGCTTCGGCCAAGATTACGATGCGTCTGGTGGCCAACCAGAAGCCGATGGATATCTGCAACAAGATCGAGAAATATCTCAAAAAGATTGCCCCGGCATCGGTCACGGTAAAGGTAGACAAGCACGGCGGAGCCGGTGCGGTAAAAGTTCCGATCGATAGTATCTGGCTCGAAGCGGCCCGGAAATCGATCAAAAAAGGATTCGGTAAGGAGCCGGTTTTGATCATGGAGGGCGGTTCGATTCCGGTCGTGGGTGATTTCAAGAAGATTCTAGGTATCGACACGCTATTAATCGGTCTCAGTCAGCAGGACGACAATATCCATTCCCCGAACGAACGGTTCCGTGTTTGCGATTTCCAGAGCGGTTGTAAAACAGCGGCTGAGCTGCCGTTCGAAATCGTGGAAGTCGTGCGGTAA
- a CDS encoding DUF72 domain-containing protein, translated as MSTGKYRIGTSGFSYKDWLGNFYPQFCPQADFLRFYSSRFNAVEIDATFYRIPSAAVVERWCKNTPDDFVFSAKFPKAVTHEGTIEERLVVARRFIEVMKGLGDKQGPLLLQFAAGFGPERFDLLIRLIEALPSGPRYSIELRKQAWLEVPALFDLLREKNIALCLIEHPRMPRMDIATADFHYLRFLGDRSKIREDFSYLRDDRESDLHWWRQTIKKIVRVDQDLFAFFNNHYSGHSPSTAARMMTLLSESD; from the coding sequence ATGAGCACAGGGAAATACAGGATAGGGACATCGGGCTTCAGCTATAAGGACTGGCTGGGTAATTTCTACCCGCAGTTTTGCCCGCAGGCGGATTTTTTGCGGTTTTATTCATCGCGGTTCAACGCGGTTGAGATCGATGCCACGTTCTATCGAATTCCTTCAGCGGCGGTGGTTGAACGCTGGTGTAAAAATACTCCGGATGATTTCGTTTTTTCCGCCAAGTTTCCGAAGGCCGTAACACACGAGGGGACAATCGAGGAACGTCTCGTTGTTGCTCGTCGTTTTATCGAAGTCATGAAAGGGCTGGGGGACAAACAAGGGCCGCTTCTATTGCAATTCGCCGCTGGTTTCGGGCCTGAGCGGTTCGATCTCCTGATTCGTTTGATCGAAGCGCTTCCGTCCGGTCCGCGTTATTCGATTGAATTGCGCAAACAAGCCTGGCTTGAAGTTCCGGCGTTGTTCGACCTGTTGCGTGAGAAGAATATCGCCCTGTGTCTGATCGAGCATCCCCGGATGCCTCGTATGGATATAGCGACCGCCGACTTCCATTACCTGCGTTTTCTGGGAGACCGCAGTAAAATCAGGGAGGACTTCTCATATCTCCGCGACGACCGGGAGTCCGACCTCCACTGGTGGCGCCAGACGATCAAGAAAATAGTCCGGGTTGACCAGGATTTGTTTGCCTTTTTCAACAACCATTATTCGGGACATAGTCCATCGACTGCCGCCCGGATGATGACCCTTCTATCCGAGTCGGATTGA
- a CDS encoding EamA family transporter, which translates to MSENSKSFGLLLAAIAVQQSVASFAYPVAKYGLAIIEPFTFAFYRFVLASVILLGLTRTKKYGTPIARRDWPKIWLLGILIIPLNQTLFLYGQSLTAAGHGAVLFATTPIWVYILAMIHLDEKFLWLRVFGIALALIGAVMVMSVGAIKVGTEYLMGDMIIVVSVVAWAYYTVLGKTMVRQYGALRLTAYSVACGSVLYFPFGVYHAIKFDYSQTNWGAWGAVAYMAVGLSLIVYVIWFWLIKYLDASRAAVYQNVQPIIASIVAYFWLGEGLGPMFILGGVTVLVGVVISEIQRTPRALEAPAGPMK; encoded by the coding sequence GTGAGCGAAAATAGTAAGTCATTCGGCCTTTTACTGGCGGCAATAGCTGTCCAGCAGTCGGTGGCGTCGTTCGCATACCCGGTCGCCAAGTACGGGCTGGCGATAATAGAGCCTTTTACATTCGCATTTTATCGTTTCGTGCTGGCCTCGGTGATTCTGCTCGGGCTGACACGCACGAAAAAATACGGCACGCCGATCGCACGCCGGGACTGGCCAAAAATCTGGCTGCTGGGTATCCTTATTATTCCTCTCAATCAGACACTCTTTTTGTACGGGCAATCGCTGACCGCTGCCGGTCATGGAGCGGTGTTGTTTGCCACTACCCCGATCTGGGTTTATATCCTGGCGATGATTCATCTTGACGAGAAGTTCCTGTGGCTTCGTGTTTTCGGAATCGCTTTGGCTTTGATCGGCGCGGTGATGGTGATGTCAGTGGGAGCGATCAAGGTGGGCACGGAGTATTTGATGGGGGATATGATTATCGTAGTCTCGGTCGTAGCCTGGGCATATTATACCGTTTTAGGTAAAACCATGGTGCGGCAGTATGGAGCGTTGCGTCTTACCGCCTATTCGGTCGCCTGCGGGTCGGTGCTCTATTTCCCGTTTGGCGTTTATCATGCAATCAAGTTCGATTACAGTCAGACCAACTGGGGCGCATGGGGGGCTGTGGCTTATATGGCTGTCGGTCTTTCATTGATCGTCTATGTTATCTGGTTCTGGTTGATCAAGTATCTGGATGCCTCACGAGCGGCGGTTTATCAAAATGTCCAGCCGATCATTGCCAGTATCGTAGCTTATTTCTGGTTAGGGGAGGGGCTGGGACCGATGTTTATTCTGGGGGGCGTGACGGTGCTGGTCGGTGTTGTAATATCCGAGATACAACGAACCCCGCGAGCGCTCGAAGCACCCGCGGGGCCGATGAAGTGA
- a CDS encoding SDR family oxidoreductase, translated as MELGLKGKRALVTGASAGLGMAAAIALTMEGVEVTINGRYGDRLNEAAKKIEKTTGHKPQTVTGDVSNIVDVNNILASAGEVDILVANAGGPPPGAFLDHTAETWRDATDLVLHSAVGLTRGVLDGMIKKGWGRVIYITSVGVFQPVDELVLSNATRAGVTGLCKTLSNTYADKGITFNCVCPGYTATERLINLAKSRAEKAGKSPEEIIDGIAANIPARRVGQPEELAALITFLSSDKAAYITGTSIPVDGGYHRGLL; from the coding sequence ATGGAGCTGGGGCTCAAGGGCAAACGGGCGTTGGTAACCGGTGCTTCAGCCGGTCTGGGAATGGCGGCCGCGATTGCTCTTACGATGGAAGGAGTCGAGGTAACGATCAACGGTCGTTATGGCGACCGGCTCAACGAGGCGGCTAAGAAGATAGAAAAAACAACCGGACACAAACCACAGACGGTGACCGGAGATGTTTCGAATATCGTTGATGTGAACAACATCCTGGCCTCAGCGGGTGAAGTTGATATTCTGGTTGCCAACGCCGGAGGTCCGCCTCCGGGGGCGTTTTTGGATCATACGGCCGAAACCTGGCGTGATGCGACCGACCTGGTTTTACATTCAGCGGTCGGTCTGACTCGCGGCGTGCTTGACGGCATGATCAAAAAGGGCTGGGGGCGTGTGATCTACATAACCTCAGTCGGGGTGTTTCAACCGGTCGATGAGTTGGTGTTATCCAACGCCACCCGCGCCGGGGTTACCGGCTTGTGCAAGACGTTGAGCAACACGTATGCCGATAAGGGTATCACGTTCAACTGTGTTTGCCCGGGGTATACGGCGACGGAGCGCTTGATTAACCTGGCGAAAAGCCGCGCCGAAAAAGCGGGGAAAAGTCCCGAGGAGATTATTGATGGAATCGCGGCCAACATCCCGGCGAGACGGGTGGGGCAACCGGAAGAACTGGCGGCGTTGATCACGTTTCTATCCAGTGACAAAGCCGCTTATATTACCGGGACATCGATTCCGGTCGACGGCGGTTATCATCGGGGGCTCCTGTAA